In Entomospira culicis, the following are encoded in one genomic region:
- a CDS encoding SMI1/KNR4 family protein — MAVSWNFVEPITEPSIVTRYLEAQKVILPTEIIQHILAYNGGAPTPSCFDSPYGQEHEVGYLLSYLPDSAQSVYSVRNALIEEHHIPHLFPLMDDNFGNYICYDTQENRIVYWLHEEHIYATIAENWEEFISNLY; from the coding sequence ATGGCTGTTTCTTGGAATTTTGTCGAACCCATCACTGAACCAAGCATCGTAACCAGATACTTAGAGGCGCAGAAGGTTATCTTGCCAACGGAAATTATCCAGCATATTCTTGCCTACAATGGTGGCGCGCCCACGCCCAGCTGTTTCGATTCGCCATACGGGCAAGAGCATGAAGTTGGCTACCTGCTCTCCTACCTGCCCGATAGCGCCCAGAGCGTCTACAGTGTGCGCAACGCCCTAATCGAGGAACATCACATCCCCCATCTCTTTCCCCTCATGGACGACAACTTTGGTAATTACATCTGCTACGACACCCAAGAAAATCGCATCGTCTATTGGCTACACGAAGAGCATATCTACGCAACCATCGCAGAGAATTGGGAAGAATTTATTAGCAATTTATATTAA
- a CDS encoding HNH endonuclease: MANKRRKQARKKASPAPLFLVIILILGAALYYIDPSFLQDLELFPEQPSTLAPPSSSVVNPDGQEVEELSSRNQALAGKVHEKTGVPYERVVTMGPNGHYIAIVVPQFDYFFSVTLPQDLFLASDSKQFAYANSQLKSAVEKSVDLQKKFSADQLAQIRAGKRPKGYTWHHDAPLGLLLLVDSDLHAKSAHTGGRSIWGGGGDYR, encoded by the coding sequence ATGGCAAACAAACGACGCAAACAAGCACGCAAAAAAGCTTCGCCTGCCCCGCTCTTTTTGGTGATTATCCTCATTCTTGGCGCAGCGCTATATTATATTGATCCCAGCTTTTTGCAAGATCTTGAGCTCTTTCCCGAGCAACCATCAACCCTCGCCCCGCCATCTTCTAGCGTTGTTAATCCCGATGGGCAAGAGGTGGAAGAGCTCTCTTCGCGCAATCAAGCGCTAGCAGGCAAGGTGCACGAGAAGACCGGTGTGCCTTACGAACGCGTGGTAACCATGGGGCCTAATGGACACTATATCGCGATTGTGGTGCCTCAGTTTGACTACTTCTTTAGCGTTACCCTGCCCCAAGATCTCTTTTTAGCCAGCGATAGCAAACAGTTTGCCTATGCCAATAGTCAGCTTAAATCGGCGGTGGAGAAGAGCGTCGATTTGCAAAAGAAATTTAGTGCCGATCAACTTGCCCAAATTCGTGCCGGTAAGCGCCCCAAAGGCTACACCTGGCATCATGATGCGCCCTTAGGCTTATTGCTTTTGGTAGATAGCGATCTTCATGCCAAGAGCGCGCACACGGGGGGAAGATCGATTTGGGGTGGCGGTGGCGACTATCGCTAA
- a CDS encoding ABC transporter ATP-binding protein: MLTLSKHIRQYKIDAIITPIFVIIEVIVEVFIPLVMAKLIDEGISAGNMQMVRQLGLLLFGMAIISASGGLLAGRYSASAATGLAKNLRLAQFRKIQSFTFSQIDRFSTSSLITRLTNDVNNVQNAFQTMIGLAVRTPIMITLALIAVFSIHQKLSLIFLLFMPLLLIGMTIIVYFAHPMFGKIMGWNDKLNKQVQENIKGIRVVKSFVQEEQEIDRMADITAGLRKQAVQAESLAAFFNPLVQFSLYGATLMVAWFGAKLVIVDALSTGQLMSFFAYLTQILINLMLFAFVFVQMMFSQASIKRIKEVLNQEVELESPAEAIKEVPHGSIRFENVSFGYDVDDAKEVLHDINLDIPAGSTIGILGETGSGKSSLVQLIARLYDVKSGRVLVGDHDVRDYDLDALRNQVAMVLQKNELFSGTIAQNLRWGDPDADLETLQSASNIAQADPFIQKMQHGYESVLEQGATNLSGGQRQRLCIARALLKKPKILILDDSMSAVDTKTDAQIRQSLIAQANGMTKIIIAGRISSVLHADRIIYLERGNILDQGSHADLLARCAAYQELYASQSQKEPTLDV; the protein is encoded by the coding sequence GTGCTCACACTTAGCAAGCACATTCGCCAGTATAAAATCGACGCGATCATTACGCCGATCTTTGTCATTATTGAGGTGATTGTTGAGGTCTTTATTCCCCTTGTCATGGCCAAACTCATCGACGAGGGCATTAGCGCCGGCAATATGCAGATGGTACGCCAATTAGGGCTCCTCCTTTTTGGCATGGCCATTATCTCCGCTAGTGGTGGGCTCTTGGCAGGGCGATACTCCGCCAGTGCCGCTACGGGATTGGCAAAGAATTTGCGCCTTGCCCAGTTTCGCAAAATCCAGAGCTTTACCTTTAGCCAAATCGATCGCTTCTCTACCTCCAGTCTCATCACCCGCCTCACCAACGACGTGAATAACGTGCAAAACGCCTTCCAAACCATGATTGGTCTTGCCGTACGCACCCCCATCATGATTACCCTTGCACTCATCGCCGTCTTTAGTATCCACCAAAAACTATCGCTTATCTTCTTGCTTTTTATGCCTTTACTTCTCATCGGCATGACAATTATCGTTTACTTTGCCCACCCGATGTTCGGCAAGATTATGGGCTGGAACGATAAGCTCAATAAGCAGGTGCAAGAGAACATTAAAGGCATTCGCGTGGTTAAATCCTTTGTGCAAGAGGAGCAAGAGATTGATCGGATGGCAGACATTACTGCGGGGTTGCGCAAGCAGGCGGTGCAGGCCGAGAGCTTAGCGGCGTTTTTTAATCCCTTGGTGCAATTTAGCCTTTATGGTGCAACCTTGATGGTGGCTTGGTTTGGCGCAAAACTGGTCATTGTCGATGCGTTAAGCACCGGTCAACTGATGAGCTTTTTTGCCTATCTCACCCAAATCTTAATCAATTTGATGCTCTTTGCCTTTGTCTTTGTCCAGATGATGTTCTCGCAAGCCTCGATTAAGCGCATTAAAGAGGTGCTGAATCAAGAGGTCGAGCTGGAGAGTCCAGCCGAGGCAATTAAGGAAGTTCCCCATGGATCGATTCGTTTTGAGAATGTCTCCTTTGGCTACGATGTGGACGATGCAAAAGAGGTGCTTCATGATATCAACCTCGATATTCCCGCAGGTAGCACGATAGGCATTCTTGGCGAGACGGGGAGTGGCAAGAGCTCGCTGGTGCAACTGATTGCGCGTCTATACGACGTGAAGAGCGGGCGCGTCTTGGTTGGCGACCATGATGTGCGTGATTACGATTTAGATGCATTGCGCAATCAAGTAGCGATGGTGCTCCAAAAGAATGAACTCTTCTCCGGAACAATCGCCCAAAATCTGCGCTGGGGCGATCCAGATGCGGATCTTGAAACCCTACAATCTGCCAGTAACATCGCGCAAGCCGATCCCTTTATCCAAAAGATGCAACATGGCTATGAGAGCGTGTTAGAGCAGGGGGCAACCAATCTCTCGGGAGGACAACGGCAACGCTTATGCATTGCACGGGCGCTTCTCAAGAAGCCGAAAATCCTCATTTTAGATGACTCCATGTCGGCGGTGGACACCAAAACCGACGCCCAAATCCGCCAATCGCTCATCGCGCAAGCCAATGGCATGACCAAAATCATCATCGCGGGGCGCATTAGCTCGGTCTTACACGCCGACAGGATTATCTATTTAGAGAGAGGCAACATCCTCGATCAAGGTAGCCATGCCGATCTCTTAGCGCGTTGTGCTGCCTATCAAGAGCTTTATGCTAGCCAGTCGCAAAAGGAGCCCACCCTCGATGTCTAA